In Subdoligranulum variabile, the genomic stretch AAGCTCCGGGCGCAGGAACCGGTGTACCGCTCCTGACGGATGTAATGGCCTTCCTCATCCTTCTCGTCATGGTCGGCGCTGCGGTTCGCCGTGATGGTCAGGTAGCCGTTCTGCAGATCCAGCTTCACGTCTTCCTTCTTGAAGCCCGGCAGATCCACGAAAACGTCATAGCCGTTTTCGGTCTCCCGCACATCGGTCTTCATCACATTGGCACTCCGTTTGCCAAAAGCGCGGCGAGGATCAGCCGCCGCCATCATACGGTCAAAATCGCGATCCCAATCATTCTGGAACCAATCATCCAGCAAAGCATCATGGAACATATAAGGCACCATCATCATAAGTCATTCCTCCAATTCTCATCGGCTGCCGGTTGTTTTCCCGGCGTCGGACTTTTGATTCGGCCTTTCCGTGGTTTGAGGAGCTCTGCTTTCGCATCGCCCCTTGTTCCCTTGGAACGCCTTTAG encodes the following:
- a CDS encoding Hsp20/alpha crystallin family protein, yielding MMVPYMFHDALLDDWFQNDWDRDFDRMMAAADPRRAFGKRSANVMKTDVRETENGYDVFVDLPGFKKEDVKLDLQNGYLTITANRSADHDEKDEEGHYIRQERYTGSCARSFYVGDEMKPEDVKASFEDGILKLNLPKAEAKKLPEKQPTQIEIL